One window of the Oncorhynchus clarkii lewisi isolate Uvic-CL-2024 chromosome 19, UVic_Ocla_1.0, whole genome shotgun sequence genome contains the following:
- the LOC139374969 gene encoding putative deoxyribonuclease TATDN3 isoform X2 — protein MKGFIDCHCHISAGDFDNDIEDVIENSKKAGLLALLAVAENVGEFEKIIQLSQRFPGFIFPCLGVHPIQGTAPEPQRGAVLQDLDAALPLIEKYKDHLVAIGEVGLDFTPRFVSGDADKDSQRQVLIRQAEIAKQLDLPLNVHSRSAGRPTIHLLKEQGVEKALLHAFDGKPSVAMEGVKAGYFFSIPPSIVRSEQQKLVKQLPLESMCLETDSPALGPEKQVRNEPKNISVCAEYISKIKGVPLETVMEVTTQNALRLFPRLKTLLRA, from the exons ATGAAGGGCTTTATTGACTGCCACTGTCACATATCTGCAGGAGATTTCGACAAT GACATAGAAGATGTGATTGAGAATTCTAAAAAG GCTGGGCTTTTAGCACTACTAGCAGTAGCAGAAAATGTCGGAGAGTTTGAAAAGATTATACAGCTGTCACAGAGGTTCCCAGGCTTTATTTTCCCTTGTTTAGGTGTCCATCCTATACAGGGGACAGCTCCTGAGCCACAGAGAGGAGCCGTACTCCAG GATTTAGATGCTGCTTTGCCCCTGATAGAGAAATATAAAGACCATCTTGTTGCTATTGGGGAG GTAGGCTTGGATTTCACCCCCAGATTTGTCAGTGGTGACGCAGACAAAGACAGTCAAAGACAGGTGCTTATTCGGCAGGCAGAGATTGCAAAACAACTGGACCTTCCGCT AAATGTCCATTCAAGATCTGCTGGCAGACCTACTATACACCTGCTAAAGGAACAAG GTGTTGAGAAAGCTCTTCTTCATGCTTTTGATGGGAAACCCTCAGTTGCCATGGAGGGAGTGAAGGCTGGGTATTtcttctccattcctccatctatAGTAAGAAGTGAACAG CAGAAGCTAGTGAAACAGCTGCCGTTGGAGAGCATGTGTCTAGAAACCGATTCACCTGCCTTGGGTCCAGAGAAACAG GTGAGAAATGAGCCAAAGAATATCTCTGTCTGTGCTGAGTACATCAGTAAAATCAAAGGGGTTCCCTTGGAAACGGTGATGGAGGTGACGACACAGAATGCCCTGCGCCTGTTCCCTAGGCTCAAGACATTACTCAGAGCCTGA
- the LOC139374969 gene encoding putative deoxyribonuclease TATDN3 isoform X1 has translation MKGFIDCHCHISAGDFDNDIEDVIENSKKAGLLALLAVAENVGEFEKIIQLSQRFPGFIFPCLGVHPIQGTAPEPQRGAVLQDLDAALPLIEKYKDHLVAIGEVGLDFTPRFVSGDADKDSQRQVLIRQAEIAKQLDLPLNVHSRSAGRPTIHLLKEQGVEKALLHAFDGKPSVAMEGVKAGYFFSIPPSIVRSEQKQKLVKQLPLESMCLETDSPALGPEKQVRNEPKNISVCAEYISKIKGVPLETVMEVTTQNALRLFPRLKTLLRA, from the exons ATGAAGGGCTTTATTGACTGCCACTGTCACATATCTGCAGGAGATTTCGACAAT GACATAGAAGATGTGATTGAGAATTCTAAAAAG GCTGGGCTTTTAGCACTACTAGCAGTAGCAGAAAATGTCGGAGAGTTTGAAAAGATTATACAGCTGTCACAGAGGTTCCCAGGCTTTATTTTCCCTTGTTTAGGTGTCCATCCTATACAGGGGACAGCTCCTGAGCCACAGAGAGGAGCCGTACTCCAG GATTTAGATGCTGCTTTGCCCCTGATAGAGAAATATAAAGACCATCTTGTTGCTATTGGGGAG GTAGGCTTGGATTTCACCCCCAGATTTGTCAGTGGTGACGCAGACAAAGACAGTCAAAGACAGGTGCTTATTCGGCAGGCAGAGATTGCAAAACAACTGGACCTTCCGCT AAATGTCCATTCAAGATCTGCTGGCAGACCTACTATACACCTGCTAAAGGAACAAG GTGTTGAGAAAGCTCTTCTTCATGCTTTTGATGGGAAACCCTCAGTTGCCATGGAGGGAGTGAAGGCTGGGTATTtcttctccattcctccatctatAGTAAGAAGTGAACAG AAGCAGAAGCTAGTGAAACAGCTGCCGTTGGAGAGCATGTGTCTAGAAACCGATTCACCTGCCTTGGGTCCAGAGAAACAG GTGAGAAATGAGCCAAAGAATATCTCTGTCTGTGCTGAGTACATCAGTAAAATCAAAGGGGTTCCCTTGGAAACGGTGATGGAGGTGACGACACAGAATGCCCTGCGCCTGTTCCCTAGGCTCAAGACATTACTCAGAGCCTGA